One stretch of Microcebus murinus isolate Inina chromosome 12, M.murinus_Inina_mat1.0, whole genome shotgun sequence DNA includes these proteins:
- the LOC105870542 gene encoding olfactory receptor 13C3: MSEINQTLVSEFLLLGLSGYPKTEIIYFAVILVMYLVILIGNSVLIIASIFDSHLHTPMYFFLGNLSFLDICYTSSSVPSTLVSLISKKRNISFSGCAVQMFFGFAMGSTECLLLGMMAFDRYVAICNPLRYPIIMNKVVYVLMASVSWLSGGINSVVQTSLAMRLPFCGNNIINHFTCEILAVLKLACADIALNIVTMVISNMAFLVLPLLVIFFSYMFILYTIFRMNSATGRHKAFSTCSAHLTVVIIFYGTIFFMYAKPKSQDLNGKDKFQTSDKLISLFYGVVTPMLNPIIYSLRNKDVKTAVKYLLNQKSIH, encoded by the coding sequence ATGAGTGAGATTAATCAGACACTTGTatcagaatttcttcttcttggcctctctggataccctaaaactgagatCATTTACTTTGCTGTGATTCTAGTTATGTACCTAGTGATTCTAATTGGCAACAGTGTTCTGATCATAGCAAGCATCTTTGATTCTCATCTTCACActcccatgtacttcttcctgggCAACCTTTCTTTCCTGGATATCTGCTATACATCCTCCTCTGTTCCCTCAACATTGGTGAGTTtgatctcaaagaaaagaaacatttccttCTCTGGATGTGCGGTGCAGATGTTCTTTGGGTTTGCAATGGGGTCAACAGAATGTTTGCTTCTTGGCATGATGGCAtttgaccgctatgtggccatctgcaacccTCTGAGATACCCCATCATCATGAACAAGGTGGTGTATGTACTGATGGCTTCTGTGTCATGGCTCTCTGGTGGAATAAATTCAGTCGTGCAAACATCACTTGCCATGAGATTGCCTTTCTGTGGGAATAATATTATCAATCATTTCACATGTGAAATATTAGCTGTCCTCAAGTTAGCTTGTGCTGACATAGCCCTCAATATTGTCACTATGGTGATATCAAATATGGCCTTTCTGGTTCTTCCTCTGCtggtcatttttttctcctatatgtTCATCCTCTACACCATCTTCAGAATGAACTCAGCCACAGGGAGACACAAGGCCTTTTCTACCTGCTCAGCTCACCTGACTGTGGTGATCATATTTTATGGTACCATCTTCTTTATGTATGCAAAACCCAAATCTCAAGACTTGAATGGAAAAGATAAGTTTCAAACTTCAGACAAGCTCATTTCTCTGTTTTATGGGGTAGTGACCCCCATGCTGAATCCTATAATCTATAGTTTGAGGAATAAGGATGTAAAAACTGCTGTAAAATATCTGCTGAACCAAAAGTCTATTCACTGA